One window from the genome of Oryza glaberrima chromosome 3, OglaRS2, whole genome shotgun sequence encodes:
- the LOC127765071 gene encoding cyclin-D5-1 isoform X1 — protein sequence MEAEDEYSAGCSFSLMCQEDSTDLDDDGGGGGCFAGDGRADLLLVYNAAAAAAADEDEEEVEEYMDHLVSKESSFCSSSSSTSSSSCCFSDAGGESAAAAAPMDWFALARRATVKWILETRGCFGFCHRTAYLAIAYFDRFCLRRCIDRSVMPWAARLLAVACVSLAAKMEEYRAPALSEFRAGVGDDGYEFSCVCIRRMELLVLSTLDWRMAAVTPFDYLPCLSSRLRRHVGGGGGAGAAAALIFSAAEGMTPTSIDRSIDPLMRSRRNQSVCSVFFFFFGCSGERARPPAVHGGRRRGARGDTRRADEGGIGVQDERPLPIFPPRQGGRVRVLQRDAEPANFAGEQVDDDDDRQEIVVVVVLRVHRRREFIRRHRRLLPGGGELWQQEDEAGAAGRHPPMSGGGGRDTHGFCPSSRARHHHFSSNFLTNFFHFFDRCNSICQTICSWQCAR from the exons ATGGAGGCAGAGGACGAGTACTCGGCCGGGTGCTCCTTCTCCCTCATGTGCCAGGAGGATAGCaccgacctcgacgacgacggcggcggcggtggctgcttcgccggcgacggccgcgccgACCTGCTCCTGGTTtacaatgccgccgccgccgccgccgccgacgaggatgaggaggaggtggaggagtacATGGACCATCTCGTGTCCAAGGAGAGCAGCTtctgctcctcttcttcttctacgtcgtcgtcgtcgtgctgcttctccgacgccggcggcgagtcggcggcggcggcggcgccgatggaCTGGTTCGCACTCGCGCGGCGCGCCACCGTGAAGTGGATCCTCGAG ACGCGAGGGTGCTTCGGATTCTGCCACCGCACGGCGTACCTGGCCATCGCCTACTTCGACCGCTTCTGCCTCCGGCGATGCATCGAC AGGTCGGTGATGCCGTGGGCGGCGCGGCTGCTGGCGGTGGCGTGCGTGTCGCTGGCGGCGAAGATGGAGGAGTACCGGGCGCCGGCGCTGTCGGAGTtccgcgccggcgtcggcgacgacggctacGAGTTCAGCTGCGTCTGCATCCGCCGCATGGAGCTGCTCGTGCTCTCCACGCTCGACTGGCGCATGGCCGCCGTCACGCCGTTCGACTACCTCCCCTGCCTCTCCTCCAGGCTCCGGCgacacgtcggcggcggcggcggcgcgggcgccgccgccgccctcatcTTCTCCGCCGCCGAAGGTATGACAcccacatcgatcgatcgatcgatcgatccattgATGCGTTCGAGGAGGAACCAATCCGtgtgctctgtttttttttttttttttggttgcagcGGCGAGCGTGCTCGACCACCGGCCGTccacggtggccgccgccgcggtgctcgcGGCGACACACGGCGCGCTGACGAGGGAGGCATTGGAGTCCAAGATGAGCGGCCTCTCCCCATCTTTCCTCCTCGACAAG GAGGACGTGTTCGCGTGCTACAGCGCGATGCTGAGCCAGCCAACTTCGCCGGCGAGcaagtcgacgacgacgacgaccggcaagagatcgtcgtcgtcgtcgtgctccgAGTCCACCGACGCCGCGAGTTCAtacgacgccaccgccgcctccttcccggcggcggagagctGTGGCAGCAAGAGGATGAGGCTGGAGCTGCCGGGAGGCATCCTccgatgagcggcggcggcggccgggacaCGCATGGTTTTTGTCCGTCGTCTCGAGCACGTCATCACCATTTCTCTTCCAATTTCCTTACAAATTTTTTTCACTTCTTTGATCGTTGCAACAGCATTTGCCAAACAATTTGTTCTTGGCAGTGCGCTCGCTGA
- the LOC127765071 gene encoding cyclin-D5-1 isoform X2: MEAEDEYSAGCSFSLMCQEDSTDLDDDGGGGGCFAGDGRADLLLVYNAAAAAAADEDEEEVEEYMDHLVSKESSFCSSSSSTSSSSCCFSDAGGESAAAAAPMDWFALARRATVKWILETRGCFGFCHRTAYLAIAYFDRFCLRRCIDRSVMPWAARLLAVACVSLAAKMEEYRAPALSEFRAGVGDDGYEFSCVCIRRMELLVLSTLDWRMAAVTPFDYLPCLSSRLRRHVGGGGGAGAAAALIFSAAEAASVLDHRPSTVAAAAVLAATHGALTREALESKMSGLSPSFLLDKEDVFACYSAMLSQPTSPASKSTTTTTGKRSSSSSCSESTDAASSYDATAASFPAAESCGSKRMRLELPGGILR; encoded by the exons ATGGAGGCAGAGGACGAGTACTCGGCCGGGTGCTCCTTCTCCCTCATGTGCCAGGAGGATAGCaccgacctcgacgacgacggcggcggcggtggctgcttcgccggcgacggccgcgccgACCTGCTCCTGGTTtacaatgccgccgccgccgccgccgccgacgaggatgaggaggaggtggaggagtacATGGACCATCTCGTGTCCAAGGAGAGCAGCTtctgctcctcttcttcttctacgtcgtcgtcgtcgtgctgcttctccgacgccggcggcgagtcggcggcggcggcggcgccgatggaCTGGTTCGCACTCGCGCGGCGCGCCACCGTGAAGTGGATCCTCGAG ACGCGAGGGTGCTTCGGATTCTGCCACCGCACGGCGTACCTGGCCATCGCCTACTTCGACCGCTTCTGCCTCCGGCGATGCATCGAC AGGTCGGTGATGCCGTGGGCGGCGCGGCTGCTGGCGGTGGCGTGCGTGTCGCTGGCGGCGAAGATGGAGGAGTACCGGGCGCCGGCGCTGTCGGAGTtccgcgccggcgtcggcgacgacggctacGAGTTCAGCTGCGTCTGCATCCGCCGCATGGAGCTGCTCGTGCTCTCCACGCTCGACTGGCGCATGGCCGCCGTCACGCCGTTCGACTACCTCCCCTGCCTCTCCTCCAGGCTCCGGCgacacgtcggcggcggcggcggcgcgggcgccgccgccgccctcatcTTCTCCGCCGCCGAAG cGGCGAGCGTGCTCGACCACCGGCCGTccacggtggccgccgccgcggtgctcgcGGCGACACACGGCGCGCTGACGAGGGAGGCATTGGAGTCCAAGATGAGCGGCCTCTCCCCATCTTTCCTCCTCGACAAG GAGGACGTGTTCGCGTGCTACAGCGCGATGCTGAGCCAGCCAACTTCGCCGGCGAGcaagtcgacgacgacgacgaccggcaagagatcgtcgtcgtcgtcgtgctccgAGTCCACCGACGCCGCGAGTTCAtacgacgccaccgccgcctccttcccggcggcggagagctGTGGCAGCAAGAGGATGAGGCTGGAGCTGCCGGGAGGCATCCTccgatga
- the LOC127768116 gene encoding transcription factor bHLH139-like gives MESGGVIAEAGWSSLDMSSQAEESEMMAQLLGTCFPSNGEDDHHQELPWSVDTPSAYYLHCNGGSSSAYSSTTSSNSASGSFTLIAPRSEYEGYYVSDSNEAALGISIQEQGAAQFMDAILNRNGDPGFDDLADSSVNLLDSIGASNKRKIQEQGRLDDQTKSRKSAKKAGSKRGKKAAQCEGEDGSIAVTNRQSLSCCTSENDSIGSQESPVAAKSNGKAQSGHRSATDPQSLYARKRRERINERLKILQNLVPNGTKVDISTMLEEAMHYVKFLQLQIKLLSSDEMWMYAPIAYNGMNIGIDLNLSQH, from the exons ATGGAGTCCGGAGGGGTGATCGCGGAGGCGGGGTGGAGCTCGCTTGACATGTCGTCGCAGGCCGAGGAGTCGGAGATGATGGCGCAGCTGCTTGGAACCTGCTTCCCCTCCAATGGCGAGGATGATCATCACCAAGAGCTTCCTTGGTCGGTTGACACCCCCAGTGCCTACTACCTCCATTGCAATGGAGGTAGCTCAAGTGCATACAGCTCTACCACTAGCAGCAACAGTGCTAGTGGTAGCTTCACTCTCATTGCACCAAGATCTGAGTATGAGGGGTACTATGTGAGTGACTCTAATGAGGCGGCCCTCGGGATCAGCATCCAGGAGCAAGGTGCAGCTCAGTTCATGGATGCCATTCTCAACCGGAACGGCGATCCGGGCTTCGATGATCTCGCTGACTCGAGCGTTAATCTGCTGGATTCCATCGGCGCTTCTAACAAGAGAAAGATTCAGGAGCAAGGCAGGCTAGATGACCAAACGAAA AGTAGGAAATCTGCGAAGAAGGCTGGCTCGAAGCGGGGAAAGAAGGCGGCGCAATGTGAAGGTGAAGATGGCAGCATTGCTGTCACCAACAGGCAAAGCTTGAGCTGCTGCACCTCTGAAAATGATTCGATTGGTTCTCAAGAATCTCCTGTTGCTGCTAAGTCGAATGGCAAGGCTCAATCTGGCCATCGGTCAGCAACCGATCCCCAGAGCCTCTATGCAAGG aaaagaagagagaggatcaATGAGAGGCTCAAGATTCTGCAGAACCTTGTACCAAATGGAACCAAA GTAGATATCAGCACTATGCTTGAAGAGGCAATGCATTACGTGAAGTTCTTGCAGCTTCAAATCAAG CTCCTCAGCTCTGATGAAATGTGGATGTACGCACCGATTGCTTACAACGGGATGAACATCGGGATCGATTTGAACCTCTCTCAGCATTGA